One window of the Candidatus Phycorickettsia trachydisci genome contains the following:
- a CDS encoding ATP-binding protein, with protein MKRNKLLKKIEEEYEVHQVCALLGPRQSGKTTLAKTYMKNIDDQVHFFDCENFLHLSQLENPLLTLEPLKGLVVIDEVQLKPDLFGTLRVLVDNNPDQRFLITGSASRDLIHQSSETLAGRIGYHQITPFSLEEVDSNWQRLWEVGGFPKSFLAKSSKISERWRDEYIKTFLERDILGLGLEVSPQVAGKLWRMLAHMHGQILNMHNLSKSLGIDQRTVKRYLNILEGAFMITLLRPWYTNVGKREIKSPKVYIRDSGILHRLLNFSSENFQFNPSIGSSFEGFVVEEISRYFDCYENAYFWATHNGAELDLIINKGMKKIGFEVKYTDKPCVTKSMRIASEALELEHLYVIIPGTHNFRLDEKITCLGIANCSDLISK; from the coding sequence ATTAAAAGAAACAAACTATTAAAAAAAATAGAAGAAGAATACGAAGTGCACCAAGTATGCGCTCTTTTAGGACCAAGGCAAAGTGGTAAAACTACTTTGGCTAAGACGTATATGAAGAATATAGATGATCAAGTGCATTTTTTTGATTGCGAAAATTTTTTACATTTATCTCAGCTTGAAAATCCATTACTTACTTTAGAACCTCTGAAAGGGTTAGTAGTGATAGATGAAGTCCAGCTGAAACCTGATTTATTTGGAACATTGAGGGTATTGGTAGATAACAACCCAGACCAAAGATTCTTAATTACGGGCAGCGCTTCTAGAGACTTAATACATCAGTCATCAGAAACATTAGCTGGTCGTATAGGATACCATCAAATTACTCCCTTTTCTCTTGAAGAAGTTGATAGTAATTGGCAACGATTATGGGAGGTTGGTGGTTTTCCTAAGAGTTTTTTAGCTAAATCAAGCAAAATTAGCGAAAGATGGCGTGATGAATATATAAAAACATTTTTAGAAAGAGATATTTTAGGTTTGGGATTAGAAGTCTCCCCACAAGTAGCAGGTAAATTATGGCGTATGCTAGCTCATATGCATGGACAAATACTTAATATGCACAATTTAAGTAAATCTTTAGGTATAGATCAGCGGACTGTTAAGAGATACTTAAATATTTTGGAAGGTGCATTTATGATTACACTATTAAGACCTTGGTATACTAATGTAGGCAAGCGTGAAATCAAATCACCCAAGGTATATATAAGGGATAGTGGTATACTACATAGACTTCTTAATTTTAGCTCAGAAAATTTTCAATTTAATCCATCTATTGGAAGTTCATTTGAAGGTTTTGTCGTAGAAGAAATAAGTCGCTATTTTGATTGTTATGAAAATGCATACTTTTGGGCAACTCACAATGGTGCTGAGTTAGATTTAATAATTAATAAGGGTATGAAGAAAATAGGATTTGAGGTTAAATATACAGATAAACCTTGCGTAACTAAATCAATGCGTATAGCTTCAGAGGCTTTAGAACTGGAACATTTATATGTGATAATACCTGGAACACATAATTTTAGGCTAGATGAAAAAATTACGTGTTTAGGTATTGCTAATTGTAGCGACTTGATTTCGAAATGA